In Drosophila bipectinata strain 14024-0381.07 chromosome 2R, DbipHiC1v2, whole genome shotgun sequence, one genomic interval encodes:
- the Gpdh2 gene encoding glycerol-3-phosphate dehydrogenase [NAD(+)], cytoplasmic: MDKIMVCIIGSGNWATTIARNVGRNVANSSILDEKVFMYVYEEIVEGRKLTETINTTHINVKYMPNFELPPNIVAVDDIVTTARDADIIIFAIPPTFVSSCCKTLLGKVKPTAHAVSLIKGFERGDDGQFILISQIIMRQLKIPCSVLVGCNLAHEIANDHFAEGTVGCRDQKYFRVLHDIFRSPTFRVVVTEDADCVEICSTLRNIIAFAAGCSDGMQLNENTKAGIIRRGFLEMLQFVDVFYPGCRMGTFFEACGISDLVTSCYANRNRKLAEAFVKTGKPLSELEHILIPGHEPLGPVTAELVHHMLKKKGLEDKFPLFTTVYKICTGDYPLSRLVECLIKAREDIFHPLHTFQL; the protein is encoded by the exons ATGGACAAGATTATGGTTTGCATCATAGGGTCGGGCAACTGGGCCACCACCATTGCCCGCAATGTGGGCAGGAACGTGGCCAACTCCTCGATTCTGGACGAGAAGGTATTCATGTACGTGTACGAAGAAATTGTCGAGGGCCGGAAGCTCACGGAGACCATCAACACCACCCACATAAACGTCAAGTACATGCCGAACTTCGAGCTGCCGCCAAACATT GTGGCCGTGGACGACATTGTGACAACGGCCAGGGACGCGGACATTATAATCTTTGCCATTCCGCCCACCTTTGTCAGCAGTTGCTGCAAGACCCTGCTCGGAAAGGTCAAGCCCACGGCCCACGCCGTGTCTCTCATCAAAGGATTCGAGCGCGGCGACGACGGTCAGTTCATCCTGATCTCCCAGATAATCATGAGGCAGTTGAAG ATCCCCTGTTCGGTTCTCGTAGGCTGCAACCTGGCCCATGAAATAGCCAACGACCACTTCGCCGAGGGAACTGTGGGCTGTCGGGATCAAAAGTACTTCCGAGTGCTGCACGACATCTTCAGGTCGCCAACTTTCCGGGTGGTGGTCACTGAAGATGCGGATTGTGTGGAGATATGCTCCACTCTGAGG AATATCATAGCCTTTGCCGCTGGCTGCTCCGACGGGATGCAACTCAACGAGAACACCAAGGCCGGCATCATTCGACGCGGCTTCCTTGAAATGCTTCAGTTTGTGGACGTCTTTTATCCGGGCTGCCGTATGGGCACTTTTTTCGAGGCCTGTGGCATTTCGGACTTGGTCACTAGCTGTTATG cAAACCGCAACCGCAAGCTGGCCGAGGCATTTGTCAAAACAGGGAAGCCCCTCAGCGAGCTGGAGCACATTCTTATACCAGGACACGAGCCCTTGGGACCTGTCACAGCCGAGCTGGTGCATCACATGCTCAAGAAAAAGGGCCTGGAGGACAA ATTTCCGCTGTTCACAACCGTTTACAAGATCTGTACTGGAGACTATCCGCTAAGCCGGCTGGTGGAGTGCCTGATCAAGGCCCGGGAGGACAT CTTCCATCCGCTCCACACCTTCCAGCTCTGA